From Vibrio fortis, a single genomic window includes:
- a CDS encoding DUF6404 family protein: MSHQEKLARADEYLQTVGLPCKTDKTYLYRFLRRRGFELKPMYWESFYKNVTLKFVEFFLFYFSFIYLFSLVGVGLTLAAILVNALLTSSIFAIMISTHHRYLVKKHKLIDWEKI, encoded by the coding sequence ATGAGTCATCAGGAAAAGTTAGCAAGAGCTGACGAGTATCTACAAACGGTTGGATTGCCATGTAAGACAGACAAGACATATCTTTATCGTTTTCTTAGACGCCGTGGTTTTGAGTTGAAGCCGATGTATTGGGAGTCTTTTTATAAAAATGTCACCCTAAAGTTTGTCGAGTTCTTTCTGTTCTATTTCTCGTTTATTTATCTGTTTAGCCTCGTTGGTGTGGGTTTAACACTTGCCGCTATTTTAGTTAACGCGCTGCTGACCAGCTCGATTTTTGCCATTATGATCAGTACTCATCACCGCTACCTAGTTAAGAAACACAAGCTTATTGATTGGGAAAAGATTTAG
- a CDS encoding VOC family protein codes for MGNLNTVEIKSFVPAKDFEFSKRFYQSIGFEMASEFEGIAYFKSGSCAFLLQDFYEPAHSNNFMMHLLVEDAQSWFDHIEKLDVVEKFGVKVTELIEQPWGMLEFCMTDPSGVLWRIGQNK; via the coding sequence ATGGGAAACCTAAATACCGTAGAGATAAAGTCGTTCGTACCTGCCAAAGACTTTGAATTTTCTAAACGCTTCTATCAGTCAATCGGCTTTGAAATGGCTTCTGAATTTGAAGGCATCGCGTATTTCAAATCGGGCTCATGTGCTTTTTTACTTCAAGATTTCTATGAACCTGCTCATAGCAATAATTTTATGATGCACCTTTTGGTAGAAGATGCACAAAGTTGGTTTGACCACATCGAAAAACTGGATGTGGTTGAGAAGTTTGGTGTCAAAGTGACTGAGCTTATTGAGCAACCTTGGGGAATGCTTGAATTTTGTATGACGGATCCAAGTGGCGTGCTGTGGCGCATTGGACAAAATAAGTAG
- a CDS encoding heavy metal-binding domain-containing protein has protein sequence MIYTTTETVPGREIEAVLGVVNGNVVQSKHVGRDIMAGLKGIVGGELKGYTEMLTEARNIAIERLVEEAQGLGADAVVGIRFTTSSVTDGASEILVFGTAVKLS, from the coding sequence ATGATTTATACAACAACAGAAACGGTTCCTGGTAGGGAGATTGAAGCGGTACTTGGTGTCGTAAACGGCAACGTTGTTCAATCTAAACATGTCGGTAGAGACATCATGGCGGGATTGAAAGGTATCGTTGGTGGTGAATTAAAAGGGTACACCGAGATGCTAACTGAGGCTAGAAACATCGCCATTGAGCGCTTGGTGGAAGAAGCTCAAGGGTTAGGTGCCGACGCCGTTGTTGGCATCCGATTTACCACCAGTTCTGTAACAGATGGTGCGTCCGAAATATTGGTATTCGGTACTGCCGTAAAGCTGTCTTGA
- a CDS encoding GrpB family protein, with protein sequence MKFYSAEEYQPSCDDLYRRYQARIQALLPKAVIEHIGASAIDKAVSKGDLDILVGVESAELERAVTSLKTLGFNEKLDTLRTPELCMLENESEEDVAFQVVAFGSEFDMFVTFRDKLRNNPLLVYEYNDLKVSCSGWPQDAYRLKKSAFIERVLSLN encoded by the coding sequence ATGAAATTTTATAGCGCTGAAGAGTATCAGCCATCTTGCGACGATTTATATCGACGCTATCAAGCGCGCATACAGGCGTTATTACCTAAGGCGGTGATTGAGCACATTGGTGCATCAGCAATTGATAAAGCCGTGTCTAAGGGTGACTTAGATATACTTGTTGGCGTCGAAAGTGCTGAGTTAGAGCGTGCCGTAACGTCGTTGAAGACTTTGGGTTTTAATGAAAAGCTGGATACGTTACGAACGCCTGAGCTGTGCATGTTGGAAAATGAATCGGAAGAGGATGTCGCCTTCCAAGTAGTCGCGTTTGGATCAGAGTTTGATATGTTTGTAACGTTTCGAGACAAACTTAGAAACAACCCTTTGTTAGTTTATGAATACAATGATCTTAAAGTGTCATGCTCAGGCTGGCCTCAAGACGCTTATCGTCTTAAGAAGTCGGCTTTTATCGAGCGTGTTTTATCACTGAATTAA